In Pseudofrankia saprophytica, one genomic interval encodes:
- a CDS encoding sensor histidine kinase: MTDPFDLLADRHTIRPADASTGGGHAGARVGSTVIAPRQRRRRWFSRLALRNRMAMLVGAAVLAGIAVVAGVALGATNVVLRNSIDDQLRQQVNVAGDNIKLWYVEGPDPNSLEDDRIQIYANPLGLRMQVFWPNGTILGPSNPTDYVQLPVDGADIAVSQAQDDQLRLRTVKVDGNEYRVATVALRITSKNFANSPFPSDYQMTPNRLGLQLARPMSDVTSTLGELGLVMLVVGIVGVGGSTVAGLLVARAALRPVDATAAAAEHVARTQDLSALIPVTGTDEIARLAGSLNSMLRALAASKARQRQLVDDASHELRTPLTSLRTNIELLIRSEANPHRALPAADRADLLRDVDGQTRELTGLVSELVELARDEAPVEEVERLDLAEVVAAAVARARRRAAPKGIVIEVASAASWVDGRPNMLERAVTNLLDNAVKFSPADSTVRVETAAGEVIVSDEGPGISSEDRPHVFERFYRSTDARSLPGSGLGLAIVADAVHTHGGTVTAGEAPGGGARMRMWLPLAAPPETQPGPLWDGPRAQPGEPWAAPEPDLLPERPPETPSPVAPSPVAPSPGAPNPVSPSPASPRARDTPGRPDPRDPDDEAVRRAYLGFTAAGRPDPHSPGGGADAEP; this comes from the coding sequence ATGACCGACCCGTTCGATCTCCTCGCCGACAGGCACACCATCCGCCCGGCCGATGCCTCCACCGGCGGTGGCCACGCGGGAGCCCGGGTCGGGTCCACCGTCATCGCGCCGCGCCAGCGGCGCCGGAGGTGGTTCTCCCGGCTCGCGTTGCGCAACCGGATGGCGATGCTCGTCGGCGCCGCCGTGCTGGCCGGGATCGCGGTGGTCGCTGGCGTCGCGCTCGGCGCGACCAACGTCGTCCTGCGCAACTCGATCGACGATCAGCTACGCCAGCAGGTCAACGTCGCGGGCGACAACATCAAGCTCTGGTACGTCGAGGGGCCCGATCCCAACAGCCTCGAGGACGACCGCATCCAGATCTACGCGAACCCGCTCGGCCTGCGCATGCAGGTGTTCTGGCCGAACGGCACCATCCTCGGGCCGTCCAACCCCACCGACTACGTCCAGCTGCCGGTGGACGGCGCCGACATCGCTGTCTCGCAGGCGCAGGACGACCAGCTCCGGCTGCGGACGGTGAAGGTCGACGGCAACGAGTACCGCGTCGCCACCGTCGCCCTGCGGATAACGTCGAAGAACTTCGCCAACAGCCCCTTCCCTTCCGACTACCAGATGACGCCGAACAGGCTCGGCCTTCAGCTAGCCCGCCCGATGTCGGATGTGACCAGCACACTGGGCGAGCTCGGTCTGGTGATGCTGGTCGTGGGCATCGTCGGCGTGGGCGGTTCGACGGTCGCCGGTCTGCTCGTGGCACGCGCGGCCCTGCGGCCGGTCGACGCCACGGCCGCCGCGGCCGAGCATGTGGCCCGCACCCAGGACCTGTCCGCGCTCATCCCGGTGACCGGCACCGACGAGATCGCCCGGCTCGCCGGAAGCCTGAACAGCATGCTGCGCGCCCTCGCGGCCTCCAAGGCACGGCAGCGCCAGCTGGTCGACGACGCCAGTCACGAGCTGCGCACCCCGCTGACCAGCCTGCGTACCAACATCGAGCTGCTCATCCGCTCCGAGGCGAACCCGCACCGCGCGCTGCCCGCGGCCGACCGGGCGGACCTGCTGCGCGACGTCGACGGCCAGACGCGCGAGCTGACCGGCCTGGTGAGCGAGCTCGTCGAGCTCGCGCGCGACGAGGCGCCGGTGGAGGAGGTCGAGCGGCTCGACCTGGCCGAGGTGGTGGCCGCGGCCGTCGCGCGGGCACGGCGGCGCGCGGCCCCGAAGGGCATCGTGATCGAGGTGGCGTCGGCTGCGTCCTGGGTGGACGGGCGGCCGAACATGCTGGAGCGGGCGGTCACGAACCTGCTCGACAACGCGGTGAAGTTCTCCCCGGCGGACTCGACCGTGCGCGTCGAGACCGCCGCCGGCGAGGTGATCGTCAGCGACGAGGGGCCCGGCATCTCCTCGGAGGACCGCCCGCACGTCTTCGAGCGCTTCTACCGGTCGACCGACGCCCGCAGCCTGCCCGGGTCCGGGCTGGGCCTGGCGATCGTCGCCGACGCGGTGCACACCCACGGCGGCACGGTCACAGCGGGCGAGGCCCCGGGCGGCGGCGCCCGCATGCGGATGTGGCTGCCCCTCGCCGCGCCGCCGGAGACGCAGCCGGGACCACTCTGGGACGGGCCGCGGGCTCAGCCGGGGGAGCCCTGGGCGGCACCGGAGCCCGATCTCCTGCCCGAGCGACCACCGGAGACGCCGAGCCCCGTGGCGCCGAGCCCCGTGGCGCCGAGCCCTGGGGCGCCCAATCCCGTGTCGCCGAGCCCGGCGAGCCCGCGGGCGCGCGACACGCCGGGCCGGCCGGATCCTCGCGACCCTGACGACGAGGCCGTCCGCCGCGCCTATCTCGGTTTCACCGCCGCCGGTCGCCCCGACCCGCACAGCCCCGGCGGGGGCGCCGACGCCGAGCCTTAG
- a CDS encoding response regulator transcription factor produces MRVLVVDDDAAVRQSLERSLRFEGYEVATAADGVAALELIARERPDIAILDVMMPRMDGLESCRQLRARGDDLPVLMLTARDGLADRVSGLDVGADDYLVKPFALEELFARLRALARRSALTARTGARAGSAAAAGTGVLSYGGVALDPSSRQVVRAGRELTLTKTEFELLELFLTHPRQVLSRSMIMERVWGYDFGPSSNSLEVFVSYLRRKLEAAGEPRLLHTVRGVGYVLREQSPTPAPS; encoded by the coding sequence GTGCGGGTACTGGTTGTGGATGATGACGCGGCGGTTCGGCAGTCCCTGGAACGGTCGCTCCGGTTCGAGGGGTACGAGGTCGCCACGGCGGCCGACGGCGTCGCGGCGCTGGAGCTGATCGCCAGGGAACGGCCGGACATCGCCATCCTGGACGTGATGATGCCGCGGATGGACGGGCTGGAGTCCTGCCGGCAGCTGCGCGCCCGCGGGGATGACCTACCCGTGCTCATGCTCACGGCCCGTGACGGGCTCGCCGACCGGGTCAGCGGCCTGGACGTCGGGGCGGATGACTACCTCGTCAAGCCGTTCGCGCTGGAGGAGCTGTTCGCCCGGCTGCGGGCGCTCGCTCGCCGCTCGGCGCTCACGGCCCGCACCGGCGCCAGGGCAGGCTCCGCCGCGGCGGCCGGCACGGGCGTGCTCAGCTACGGCGGCGTGGCGCTCGACCCGAGCAGCAGGCAGGTCGTCCGGGCCGGCCGGGAGCTGACGCTCACCAAGACCGAGTTCGAGCTGCTGGAGCTCTTCCTCACCCACCCGCGCCAGGTGCTGTCCCGTTCCATGATCATGGAACGGGTCTGGGGGTACGACTTCGGCCCGTCGTCGAACTCGCTGGAGGTGTTCGTGAGCTACCTGCGGCGCAAGCTGGAGGCGGCCGGCGAGCCCCGGCTGCTGCACACCGTCCGCGGCGTCGGCTATGTGCTGCGTGAGCAGTCGCCGACCCCGGCACCCTCATGA
- a CDS encoding mechanosensitive ion channel family protein: MPLPLTLAAGATPTPSLSTSPTPSPGLPDVSLDGVKAALMDACGNPPGFLCRTVYDSTHSDYLASGAQVFLGTPVTIILILLVATIIRSLLHRLIKRTTRHMASVTGNGGLLRGSLFGDSAILLERRRQRAETVGSLLRSVVSIVIYGIAFILVLGELGINLAPIVASAGVLGIAVGFGAQNLVKDFLSGIFMLLEDQYGVGDVVDVGGTISGTVEAVTFRMTRLRDVEGTVWYVRNGEITRIGNKSQQWARTVLDVPLDYDTDVARAKDVLLETTHTMWRDDQWAALIIEEPEVWGMESMTADGYTLRVAVKTLPLKQWDVARELRERLRLALVGAGINLGAVQRSLVMVDDDDDEPSPEEGDDEEEPGAPPQFGEDEIPRIDPPAQPGPVPSQGPGAGRGGSAT; encoded by the coding sequence GTGCCCCTGCCCCTGACACTTGCCGCCGGCGCGACGCCGACACCGTCGCTGTCGACGTCCCCCACGCCAAGCCCCGGCCTGCCTGACGTCAGCCTGGACGGGGTCAAGGCCGCGCTCATGGACGCCTGTGGCAATCCGCCCGGCTTCCTGTGCCGGACCGTCTACGACTCGACGCACAGCGACTATCTCGCCTCCGGCGCCCAGGTCTTCCTCGGCACACCGGTGACGATCATCCTGATCCTGCTGGTCGCGACCATCATTCGATCGCTGCTGCACCGGCTGATCAAACGGACCACGCGGCATATGGCGTCGGTGACCGGGAACGGCGGGCTGCTGCGCGGCAGCCTGTTCGGCGACAGCGCGATCCTGCTGGAACGGCGCCGTCAGCGCGCGGAGACGGTCGGTTCGCTGCTACGCAGCGTCGTGTCGATCGTGATCTACGGGATCGCGTTCATCCTGGTTCTGGGCGAGCTCGGCATCAACCTCGCGCCGATCGTCGCCAGCGCGGGCGTACTCGGAATCGCTGTCGGTTTCGGCGCACAGAACCTGGTCAAAGACTTCCTTTCCGGAATTTTCATGTTGCTGGAGGACCAGTACGGGGTCGGCGATGTCGTCGACGTCGGCGGCACCATCTCCGGCACCGTCGAGGCGGTCACCTTCCGGATGACGCGGCTGCGCGACGTCGAGGGAACCGTCTGGTACGTCCGCAACGGCGAGATCACCAGAATCGGTAACAAGAGCCAGCAATGGGCGCGCACCGTGCTCGACGTGCCGCTGGATTACGACACCGACGTCGCCCGCGCCAAGGACGTCCTGCTGGAGACCACCCACACGATGTGGCGTGACGACCAGTGGGCCGCGCTCATCATCGAGGAGCCCGAGGTCTGGGGCATGGAGTCGATGACGGCGGACGGCTACACGCTGCGCGTCGCCGTCAAGACCCTGCCGCTCAAGCAGTGGGACGTCGCCCGCGAGCTGCGCGAGCGCCTGCGCCTCGCCCTTGTCGGAGCCGGCATCAACCTGGGCGCCGTACAGCGCAGCCTCGTCATGGTCGATGACGACGACGACGAGCCGTCGCCCGAGGAGGGCGACGACGAGGAGGAACCCGGCGCGCCGCCGCAGTTCGGTGAGGACGAGATCCCCCGCATCGACCCACCGGCCCAGCCCGGCCCGGTGCCGTCCCAGGGCCCGGGCGCCGGGCGCGGCGGCTCCGCGACCTGA
- a CDS encoding HNH endonuclease has translation MAEALVLNATYEPLCVVSQRRALILVLTDKAVVVESGGLVLHSASASVEVPAVVRLARFVRVPYRSQVPLTRKGVLARDHHRCVYCGAPATSLDHVIPRSRGGPHVWENVVAACGRCNHVKADRAVADLGWRLRTAPRAPSGAAWRILGSRRMDPRWSQYLSTELGEAATA, from the coding sequence GTGGCAGAGGCGCTGGTTCTCAATGCCACGTACGAGCCCCTGTGCGTGGTGTCCCAACGTAGGGCACTCATCCTCGTCCTGACGGACAAGGCGGTGGTGGTCGAGTCCGGTGGGCTGGTGCTGCACTCCGCATCAGCGTCCGTCGAGGTTCCCGCCGTCGTCCGGTTAGCGCGGTTCGTGCGGGTTCCCTATCGCTCGCAGGTCCCGCTGACTCGCAAGGGCGTGCTCGCTCGCGACCATCACCGGTGCGTGTACTGCGGCGCGCCGGCGACGTCGCTCGACCATGTCATCCCTCGGTCCCGTGGGGGCCCGCATGTCTGGGAGAACGTGGTGGCGGCCTGCGGCCGCTGCAATCATGTTAAAGCGGACCGCGCCGTCGCTGATCTCGGCTGGCGGCTCCGCACGGCGCCGCGCGCGCCGAGCGGAGCCGCCTGGCGCATTCTGGGCAGTCGTCGCATGGATCCCCGCTGGTCCCAGTACCTCAGCACCGAACTCGGCGAGGCGGCGACCGCTTAG
- a CDS encoding ATP-binding protein translates to RTRDRRAPGPGRPPGGIERRRGGDRRRRTRGGFSVRSWSGPDTVDLDDSQWPQNAARALLELSLLAADLPSDTDDDTALLVLTTQAAGPPLLELALPPVAASAAQARTAVRAVVGARALGRADDAALLVSEICTNAIKHARSELTLRVWAEPARLRISVEDREGATLPKPGRAARGDPEAESGWGLLLVEALADAWGVQTTPGGKRVWFDLDLLRQAPPDDAPTFGRPPA, encoded by the coding sequence GGCGTACCCGGGACCGGCGCGCGCCGGGCCCCGGCCGCCCGCCCGGCGGGATCGAGCGGCGCCGCGGCGGCGACCGTCGTCGCCGCACCCGGGGCGGGTTCTCCGTCCGCAGCTGGTCGGGGCCGGACACCGTCGACCTCGACGACAGCCAGTGGCCGCAGAACGCCGCTCGCGCCCTGCTGGAGCTCAGCCTGCTCGCCGCCGACCTGCCCTCCGACACCGACGACGACACGGCGCTGTTGGTACTGACCACGCAGGCCGCAGGCCCGCCGCTGCTGGAGCTGGCGCTGCCGCCGGTGGCCGCGTCCGCCGCGCAGGCGAGGACGGCGGTGCGCGCGGTGGTGGGGGCACGCGCCCTGGGCCGGGCGGACGACGCCGCCCTGCTGGTCAGCGAGATCTGCACCAACGCGATCAAGCACGCGCGCAGCGAGCTGACGCTTCGGGTGTGGGCGGAGCCGGCTCGGCTACGGATCAGCGTCGAGGACCGGGAGGGCGCGACACTGCCAAAGCCTGGCCGGGCGGCCCGCGGCGACCCGGAGGCAGAGTCCGGGTGGGGCCTGCTGCTCGTCGAGGCCCTCGCCGACGCCTGGGGCGTCCAGACGACCCCCGGCGGCAAACGGGTCTGGTTCGACCTCGACCTGCTCCGCCAGGCCCCTCCCGACGACGCGCCAACCTTCGGCCGTCCGCCGGCCTAG
- a CDS encoding PP2C family protein-serine/threonine phosphatase: protein MAVDVPANTDSPTENDPAVATELPIGLVGPVGSRGSAEADTPGGSGPARIGGSRGAELLWGAVRSLRGARRRHAEERAALEGLSFLSAASLRLGGSLEPYRIIEMVIELARSRLGDGAMLWLRAPEGDVLDLVLVDHADPQAAAYVRALTATHPPRVTDDYAPGLVVRTGEPMCIEDLTPTLRRSLFPDSREYARFRQFGWGPSMTVPMPYGDQVIGALTLSRAHGHPPYTKVEQTLAEDLAGRAALALVNARMYRESQEAGRALQRSLLPAHPPVLEGADVAMEYRPGTAGTEVGGDFYDVIPLADGRVGLAIGDVMGRGLRAAAVMGQLRAALRAYALEEWGPADLLARLDVMVSSLPGLPFATCLYGIYEPARAATPVAGSRDADPAGDGPDHQCARVVLAGAGHPAPLLVPPDDDPRYLEIDPGLPLGVGDPAQFVESAVELPPGSSLVFFTDGLVESRHRPLSDGLDLLRVGMGEQLTRRRGAARRAEIDAARRRHP from the coding sequence ATGGCGGTTGACGTGCCGGCGAATACCGATTCGCCGACTGAGAACGACCCGGCGGTCGCGACCGAGCTGCCGATCGGGCTGGTCGGGCCGGTCGGCAGCCGCGGGTCGGCCGAGGCTGACACCCCCGGCGGATCCGGGCCGGCCAGGATTGGTGGATCGCGCGGCGCCGAGCTGTTGTGGGGCGCCGTCCGCTCGCTGCGCGGGGCGCGGCGGCGGCACGCCGAGGAGCGGGCCGCCCTTGAGGGCCTGTCGTTCCTGTCGGCCGCGAGCCTGCGGCTCGGCGGCTCACTCGAGCCATATCGGATCATCGAGATGGTGATCGAGCTGGCGCGCTCGCGCCTCGGCGACGGCGCCATGCTCTGGCTGCGTGCGCCTGAGGGCGACGTGCTCGACCTGGTCTTGGTCGACCATGCCGACCCACAGGCCGCCGCCTACGTCCGGGCGCTCACCGCCACCCACCCGCCCCGCGTGACTGACGACTACGCCCCGGGCCTGGTGGTGCGCACCGGCGAGCCGATGTGCATCGAGGACCTCACCCCGACGCTGCGCCGCTCGCTGTTCCCCGACTCCCGGGAGTACGCGCGCTTCCGTCAGTTCGGCTGGGGGCCGTCGATGACCGTGCCGATGCCGTACGGCGACCAGGTCATCGGGGCCCTGACTCTGAGTCGGGCACACGGCCACCCTCCGTACACGAAGGTCGAGCAGACACTCGCGGAGGATCTCGCGGGCCGGGCCGCGCTCGCGCTCGTCAACGCCCGGATGTACCGCGAGTCCCAGGAGGCCGGCCGGGCGCTGCAGCGCTCGCTGCTGCCGGCGCACCCGCCCGTGCTCGAGGGCGCCGACGTGGCGATGGAGTACCGGCCGGGCACCGCCGGCACGGAGGTCGGTGGCGACTTCTACGACGTCATCCCGCTGGCCGACGGCCGGGTCGGGCTCGCGATCGGCGACGTGATGGGGCGGGGGCTGCGCGCCGCCGCGGTGATGGGCCAGCTGCGCGCCGCGCTGCGCGCCTACGCGCTGGAGGAGTGGGGGCCCGCCGACCTGCTGGCCCGGCTCGACGTGATGGTCTCCTCGCTGCCGGGCCTGCCGTTCGCGACCTGCCTGTACGGCATCTACGAGCCGGCGCGCGCCGCGACGCCGGTCGCCGGCTCGCGAGACGCCGACCCCGCCGGGGACGGGCCGGACCACCAGTGCGCCCGGGTCGTGCTGGCCGGCGCCGGCCATCCGGCGCCGCTGCTGGTGCCCCCTGACGACGATCCGCGTTACCTCGAGATCGACCCCGGGCTGCCCCTGGGCGTCGGCGACCCCGCGCAGTTCGTCGAGTCGGCCGTCGAGCTGCCGCCCGGTTCCAGCCTGGTGTTCTTCACCGACGGCCTGGTCGAGTCGCGTCATCGCCCGCTGTCTGACGGCCTCGACCTGCTGCGCGTCGGAATGGGTGAGCAGCTCACTCGCCGCCGGGGCGCGGCGCGGCGCGCGGAGATCGACGCGGCGCGGCGCCGCCACCCGG
- a CDS encoding alpha-amylase family glycosyl hydrolase, giving the protein MALTPGWWRDAVFYEVYVRSFADGDGDGIGDLDGIRARLPELAELGVDGLWLTPFYRSPMADHGYDVADHRDVDPLFGDLAAFDALLAEAHRLGLAVLVDLVPNHSSDAHPAFQAALAAPPGDPARHRYLIRRGRGAAGLEPPNNWISTFGGGAWTRLDQARRFPASAAATPPTTGDEVARSDQPAKGDEPAEWYLHLFAPEQPDWNWSDPAVRADHERTLRFWLDRGVDGFRIDVSHGLIKDDELRDNPPGPAATPATSFREKLEPRVWDQEGVHDVYRSWRTLVDGYQRSDGRERVLVGETWVEDPDRLARYVRPDELHLTFAFSLLTVEWSPEQWRRAIQEGLAATAAVGAPPTWVLASHDATRPVTRYGGGAAGLRRARAALLTLLALPGVVFLYQGDELALPQVDVPPEARQDPVWERSGHTAAGRDGCRVPMPWSGDRPPFGFAAPGVIPWLPQPADWSALTVEAQRADPSSTWRLAQSALAVRRSFQEHSDQEDPDQEGPAGTTGLGWPRVADGVLAFERRVVATEPAPPRSTPAGALTDAARSALAEVLTRAGHDGPPAAGQGAGLVLSCFLSTGAEARIPVAGRLLLASDRVEHDGETLVMPPDTAAWIIRAATGDDGRAA; this is encoded by the coding sequence ATGGCCCTGACCCCCGGCTGGTGGCGCGACGCCGTCTTCTACGAGGTCTATGTCCGCAGCTTCGCGGACGGCGACGGCGACGGGATCGGCGACCTCGACGGCATCCGCGCCCGGCTGCCCGAGCTGGCGGAGCTCGGCGTCGACGGCCTCTGGCTCACGCCGTTCTACCGCTCGCCGATGGCCGACCACGGCTACGACGTCGCCGACCACCGCGACGTCGACCCGCTGTTCGGCGACCTGGCCGCCTTCGACGCGCTCCTCGCCGAGGCGCATCGCCTCGGCCTGGCCGTGCTCGTCGACCTCGTCCCCAACCACTCCAGCGACGCCCATCCCGCCTTCCAGGCGGCGCTCGCCGCCCCACCCGGTGACCCGGCGCGGCACCGCTACCTGATCCGGCGAGGGCGCGGCGCCGCCGGCCTGGAGCCGCCGAACAACTGGATCTCGACCTTCGGCGGCGGGGCCTGGACCCGCCTCGACCAGGCCCGCCGTTTCCCGGCCTCCGCCGCGGCGACTCCGCCGACCACAGGCGACGAGGTGGCCAGAAGCGACCAGCCGGCCAAAGGCGACGAACCGGCCGAGTGGTACCTGCACCTGTTCGCGCCCGAACAGCCGGACTGGAACTGGTCCGACCCGGCGGTACGCGCCGATCACGAGCGGACCCTGCGGTTCTGGCTCGACCGGGGGGTCGACGGGTTCCGCATCGACGTCTCCCACGGCCTGATCAAGGACGACGAGCTGCGTGACAACCCACCGGGGCCGGCCGCCACCCCGGCGACCAGCTTCCGGGAGAAGCTGGAACCGCGCGTCTGGGACCAGGAGGGCGTGCACGACGTCTACCGGTCGTGGCGCACGCTCGTCGACGGCTACCAGCGCTCGGACGGCCGCGAGCGGGTGCTCGTCGGCGAGACCTGGGTCGAGGACCCGGACCGGCTGGCCCGCTACGTGCGCCCCGACGAGCTGCACCTGACGTTCGCGTTCTCGCTGCTGACCGTCGAGTGGTCGCCGGAGCAGTGGCGCCGGGCGATCCAGGAGGGCCTCGCGGCCACGGCCGCCGTCGGCGCGCCGCCGACCTGGGTGCTCGCCAGCCACGACGCGACCCGCCCGGTGACCCGCTACGGCGGCGGCGCGGCCGGCCTGCGCCGCGCCAGGGCCGCTCTGCTGACGCTGCTGGCGCTGCCGGGCGTCGTGTTCCTCTACCAGGGCGACGAACTGGCCCTCCCGCAGGTGGACGTGCCCCCGGAGGCCCGTCAGGACCCGGTCTGGGAACGCTCGGGGCACACCGCGGCCGGCCGGGACGGTTGCCGCGTGCCGATGCCGTGGTCGGGCGACAGGCCGCCGTTCGGCTTCGCGGCCCCCGGCGTCATCCCCTGGCTCCCGCAGCCCGCCGACTGGTCCGCGCTCACCGTCGAGGCTCAGCGCGCGGACCCGTCGTCCACCTGGCGGCTGGCCCAGTCGGCGCTGGCGGTCCGCCGTTCCTTCCAGGAGCACTCCGACCAGGAAGACCCTGACCAGGAAGGCCCCGCCGGGACCACCGGCCTCGGGTGGCCACGGGTCGCGGACGGCGTGCTGGCCTTCGAGCGCCGCGTCGTCGCGACCGAGCCGGCGCCGCCGCGGTCCACGCCCGCCGGGGCGCTCACGGACGCCGCCAGGAGCGCCCTCGCCGAGGTGCTCACGCGCGCCGGCCACGATGGGCCGCCCGCGGCCGGTCAGGGCGCCGGGCTCGTCCTGAGCTGCTTCCTGAGCACCGGGGCCGAGGCGCGGATCCCGGTGGCCGGCCGGCTGCTGCTCGCGAGCGACCGGGTCGAGCACGACGGCGAGACCCTGGTCATGCCACCCGACACCGCCGCCTGGATCATCCGGGCGGCGACCGGCGACGACGGCCGCGCGGCCTGA
- a CDS encoding globin, with protein sequence MLPVGPPPGADETFYASVGGEETFRRLVARFYEGVAADPVLRPLYPEEDLGPAEERLRLFLIQYWGGPTTYHERRGHPRLRMRHVPFAIGPAERDAWLAHMRAAVDSLDLSPSQDETLWSYLVYAAASMQNRP encoded by the coding sequence ATGCTGCCCGTCGGGCCGCCGCCAGGAGCGGACGAGACGTTCTACGCGTCCGTCGGCGGCGAGGAGACCTTCCGGCGGCTCGTGGCCCGCTTCTACGAGGGGGTCGCCGCCGACCCGGTGCTGCGCCCGCTCTACCCGGAGGAGGACCTCGGCCCAGCCGAGGAGCGGCTGCGGCTCTTCCTGATCCAGTACTGGGGCGGGCCGACGACCTACCACGAGCGGCGTGGCCATCCCCGCCTGCGGATGCGGCACGTCCCGTTCGCGATCGGCCCGGCCGAGCGGGACGCCTGGCTTGCCCACATGCGCGCCGCCGTCGACTCGCTGGACCTCTCCCCCAGCCAGGACGAGACGCTCTGGTCCTACCTCGTCTACGCCGCGGCCTCGATGCAGAACCGTCCCTAG
- a CDS encoding MFS transporter, translating to MASNKVDEPATETPAGAPSSPLSSPSTASRAPVAVPAPAGAAGPARSARPGEPAEPDPRRWRVLPAILVATFMSLFDVFVVNVAAPSIGGDLRASDAGLELIVAGYSFTYAAGLITGGRLGDRSGRRRMFLIGMGVFTAASALCGVAPSEATLIIGRLAQGIGAAAMVPQALAIINVIFPASERPRAFAFFGVTIGLGAVSGQVIGGLLVDADLFGLAWRPIFLVNVPIGIVAMAVVWRLLAESKAARPEPLDLIGLSALATGLGLVLVPLTLGRDEGWPLWTWVALAASVLVLAAFGRWEVRLARTGGHPIVPPAVLRTRRTIAGLLVSFGFFTFLGSFLLAATIFLQEGQHRSPLNAGLVFGPLGVAFALSSMAARGLVARYGPRTLTVGALISTAGLIGMLALVAAEGTGIPTAQLMPPLLAVGTGNGLVIPALVAAVLAGAPADVSGAVSGLLTTTQQASSALGVAGMGTVFFAVADRGGLADAMIAALVFDLVGIAIAGVGTLLLPRGAAAPALAVSGSLGTMGTVEAAAPAVPAR from the coding sequence ATGGCCTCCAACAAGGTCGACGAGCCCGCGACCGAGACGCCCGCGGGTGCGCCCTCATCGCCGCTGTCCTCGCCCAGCACAGCCAGCCGTGCCCCGGTCGCCGTTCCCGCGCCCGCCGGCGCGGCCGGGCCGGCCCGCTCGGCCCGGCCCGGCGAGCCGGCGGAACCGGACCCACGGCGCTGGCGGGTGCTCCCCGCGATCCTCGTCGCCACGTTCATGTCGCTGTTCGACGTCTTCGTCGTCAACGTGGCGGCGCCGAGCATCGGCGGCGACCTGCGGGCGTCGGACGCCGGCCTGGAGCTGATCGTGGCCGGCTACTCGTTCACCTACGCGGCCGGGCTGATCACCGGTGGACGGCTCGGCGACCGCTCCGGCCGCCGGCGGATGTTCCTGATCGGCATGGGGGTGTTCACCGCCGCCTCGGCGCTGTGCGGCGTGGCCCCGAGCGAGGCGACGCTGATCATCGGCCGGCTCGCGCAGGGCATTGGCGCGGCGGCGATGGTGCCGCAGGCGCTCGCCATCATCAACGTGATCTTCCCGGCGTCCGAGCGGCCACGCGCGTTCGCGTTCTTCGGTGTCACCATCGGCCTCGGCGCCGTCTCCGGGCAGGTCATCGGCGGCCTGCTGGTCGACGCGGACCTCTTCGGGCTCGCCTGGCGGCCGATCTTCCTGGTGAACGTGCCGATCGGGATCGTCGCCATGGCGGTGGTCTGGCGGCTGCTCGCCGAGTCGAAGGCCGCCCGGCCCGAGCCGCTCGACCTCATCGGACTCTCGGCGCTCGCGACCGGGCTGGGTCTGGTGCTGGTCCCGCTGACGCTCGGCCGGGACGAGGGCTGGCCCCTGTGGACCTGGGTGGCGCTCGCCGCCAGCGTGCTGGTGCTGGCCGCGTTCGGCCGCTGGGAGGTCCGGCTCGCCCGGACGGGCGGCCACCCGATCGTCCCGCCGGCCGTGCTGCGGACCCGGCGGACCATCGCCGGGCTGCTGGTCAGCTTCGGGTTCTTCACCTTCCTCGGCAGCTTCCTGCTCGCGGCCACGATCTTCCTGCAGGAGGGGCAGCACCGGTCGCCGCTGAACGCCGGGCTCGTGTTCGGGCCGCTCGGGGTGGCGTTCGCGCTGTCGTCCATGGCGGCGCGCGGCCTGGTCGCCCGGTACGGCCCGCGGACCCTCACCGTCGGTGCCCTGATCAGCACGGCGGGCCTGATCGGGATGCTCGCTCTCGTCGCCGCCGAGGGCACCGGGATTCCGACAGCCCAGCTGATGCCGCCGCTGCTCGCGGTGGGGACCGGCAACGGCCTGGTGATCCCGGCGCTCGTCGCCGCGGTCCTCGCCGGCGCGCCCGCCGACGTCAGCGGTGCGGTCAGCGGACTGCTCACGACCACCCAGCAGGCGTCGTCGGCCCTCGGCGTCGCCGGGATGGGGACCGTGTTCTTCGCGGTGGCGGACCGCGGCGGCCTGGCCGACGCCATGATCGCGGCCCTCGTGTTCGACCTCGTCGGGATCGCGATCGCGGGTGTCGGCACCCTCCTGCTGCCGCGCGGCGCCGCCGCGCCCGCGCTCGCCGTCTCCGGGTCGCTCGGCACGATGGGCACCGTGGAAGCCGCGGCGCCGGCCGTCCCGGCTCGCTAG